A genome region from Scleropages formosus chromosome 6, fSclFor1.1, whole genome shotgun sequence includes the following:
- the LOC108930025 gene encoding endoplasmic reticulum aminopeptidase 1-like yields MVPRRALLLPLPLLLLFAQPRFAADTAARARLPETVRPLLYELLVQPNLTSLSFRGTVRVQLEVLQDTEEIVLHSKELLISRAELQLGPRGLLLLPLQVLELPALEQVALAPAGGGGPLARGGGYVLHVDFAGKLSDSFHGFYRSTYRTRDGEERVVAATHFEPTHARAAFPCFDEPAFKANFSIRVRREPRHMSLSNMPKLESVELPGGLLEDRFDVSVKMSTYLVAFIVSDFLSVSSTTQHGVKISVYAAPEKIDQTEFALKAAVKLLDFYDDYFGIPYSLPKQDLAAIPDFQSGAMENWGLTTYRESGLLFDPQKSSASDKLSITMVIAHELAHQWFGNLVTMQWWNDLWLNEGFAKFMEFVSVNITNPELEVEDYFLSKCFEAMEVDALSSSHPVSSPVEDPAEIREIFDDVSYDKGACILNMLRDFLTPEVFKRGIIRYLRRYSYQNTVNAQLWESFASVCQPGRSDEERLSGDGFCSRRKERSGTSKWYAEDGLDVHEMMDTWTLQEGFPVVTVEVRGREVRLSQERYLKNKEPSQSSKFLWHIPLTYITSRSNTVHRFLLKTRTDVLHLPEEVEWVKFNVDMRGYYIVHYEAGGWDALVSLLQHNHTALSSNDRTSLINNVFQLVSVDKVPLDRALDLSLYLSKETEIMPVTQGLSELVPLYKLMEKRDMEDVENQLKAYIVNLFRELIERQSWSDEGSVSQRMLRSYLLLFACVRGHAPCTRAAGELFRKWKESDGTVSVPSDVSLAVYSVGARSEEGWDFLLDKYRRSLYSSVKSRIKTALCTSPLGHKLQWILEQSLEGEVLKTQDLPYVLVSVSRNPKGYRRAWDFLRANWERLLNKFDLGSPAIAHMVTGVTGQFSTREMLEEVQHFFSSLRKETGAGLRCLQQALESIEENIRWMDKNLPLLKAWLDKRGPFEGPGDHGL; encoded by the exons ATGGTTCCGCGCCGCGCGCtcctgctgccgctgccgctgctgctcctGTTCGCGCAGCCGCGGTTCGCCGCCGACACTGCGGCGCGCGCCAGGCTCCCCGAGACGGTGCGGCCGCTGCTCTACGAGCTGCTCGTGCAGCCCAACCTGACGTCACTGAGCTTCCGCGGGACGGTGCGCgtgcagctggaggtgctgcaggACACCGAGGAGATCGTGCTGCACAGCAAGGAGCTGCTCATCTCCAGGGCGGAGCTGCAGCTGGGGCCCCGcggcctcctccttctccccctGCAGGTGCTGGAGCTGCCGGCCCTGGAGCAGGTGGCGCTGGCGCCCGCCGGCGGGGGGGGCCCGCTGGCGCGCGGGGGCGGCTACGTCTTGCACGTGGACTTCGCGGGCAAGCTCTCGGACAGCTTCCACGGCTTTTACAGGAGCACGTACCGCACGCGCGACGGAGAGGAGAG GGTCGTGGCCGCCACGCACTTCGAACCCACCCACGCCCGCGCCGCCTTTCCCTGCTTCGACGAGCCGGCCTTCAAGGCCAACTTCTCCATCCGCGTACGCAGGGAGCCCCGGCACATGTCCCTGTCCAACATGCCCAAG CTGGAGAGCGTCGAGCTGCCGGGGGGACTCTTGGAAGACCGTTTCGATGTCAGCGTCAAGATGAGCACCTACCTGGTGGCTTTCATCGTCTCCGACTTCCTGTCCGTGAGCAGCACAACCCAGCACGGAGTTAAG ATCTCGGTGTATGCTGCTCCCGAGAAGATCGACCAGACAGAGTTTGCCCTGAAAGCCGCAGTAAAGCTCCTGGACTTCTACGATGACTACTTTGGCATTCCGTACTCGCTTCCCAAACAAG ACCTGGCTGCCATTCCTGACTTCCAGTCTGGTGCGATGGAGAACTGGGGCTTGACTACCTACCGGGAGTCGGGACTCCTTTTTGACCCCCAGAAGTCTTCTGCATCCGACAAGCTGTCGATCACCATGGTCATCGCCCATGAGTTGGCCCATCAG TGGTTCGGTAACTTGGTCACCATGCAGTGGTGGAACGACTTGTGGCTGAATGAAGGCTTTGCCAAATTCATGGAGTTTGTGTCCGTCAACATCACGAACCCTGAGCTGGAAGTG GAGGACTACTTCCTCAGTAAATGTTTCGAAGCCATGGAGGTGGACGCTTTGAGCTCATCGCACCCAGTGTCCAGCCCCGTCGAGGACCCAGCTGAGATCCGGGAAATATTCGACGACGTGTCCTATGACAAG GGAGCTTGTATTCTGAACATGCTGAGGGATTTCCTCACTCCAGAGGTCTTCAAAAGGGGCATCATCCGCTACCTTCGGCGCTACAGCTACCAGAACACGGTGAACGCACAGCTGTGGGAAAGCTTCGCGAGT GTCTGTCAGCCGGGCCGTTCTGATGAGGAGAGACTCTCTGGGGACGGATTCTGCTCAAGAAGGAAGGAACGGAGCGGAACCTCG AAGTGGTACGCAGAGGACGGCCTGGATGTGCATGAAATGATGGACACTTGGACGCTACAGGAGGGCTTCCCGGTGGTTACTGTGGAGGTCCGAGGGCGCGAGGTGCGACTGAGTCAGGAGAGGTATCTGAAGAACAAGGAGCCGAGCCAGAGCTCCAA GTTCCTGTGGCATATTCCGCTGACTTACATCACCAGCAGGTCCAACACAGTACATCGCTTCCTGCTGAAAACCAGGACAG ATGTGCTGCACCTCCCAGAGGAGGTCGAGTGGGTCAAGTTCAACGTGGACATGAGGGGCTACTACATAGTGCACTACGAGGCAGGCGGCTGGGATGCTCTGGTCTCGCTCCTGCAGCACAACCACACAGCGCTGAGCAGCAACGACCGCACCAGCCTCATCAACAACGTCTTCCAGCTGGTCAG CGTTGACAAGGTGCCCCTGGACCGAGCTCTGGACCTGAGCCTCTACTTGAGCAAGGAGACAGAAATCATGCCTGTAACACAGGGCCTCAGTGAGCTGGTGCCCCTCTACAAGCTCATGGAGAAGAGGGACATGGAGGATGTGGAGAACCAGCTGAAG GCGTACATCGTGAACCTGTTCAGGGAGCTCATAGAGCGCCAGTCCTGGAGCGACGAGGGCTCCGTGTCCCAGCGGATGCTGCGcagctacctgctgctcttcgCCTGCGTGCGCGGACACGCGCCCTGCACGCGCGCTGCCGGGGAGCTCTTCCGGAAGTGGAAGGAGTCCGACGGCACCGTGAG CGTGCCCAGTGACGTGAGCCTGGCGGTGTACTCGGTGGGGGCGCGATCCGAGGAGGGCTGGGACTTCCTCTTGGACAAGTACCGCCGCTCGCTGTATTCCTCAGTGAAGAGCCGCATCAAGACTGCGCTCTGTACCAGTCCGCTGGGCCACAAGCTCCAGTG GATTCTGGAGCAGAGTCTGGAAGGAGAGGTGCTCAAGACTCAGGACCTGCCCTACGTCCTCGTCTCTGTGAGCAGGAACCCCAAGGGCTACAGACGCGCCTGGGACTTCCTGAGGGCCAACTGGGAGCGGCTGCTCAACAA ATTTGACCTGGGCTCTCCGGCCATCGCGCACATGGTGACCGGGGTCACCGGCCAGTTCTCCACGCGGGAAATGCTGGAAGAG GTGCAGCACTTTTTTAGCTCGCTCAGGAAGGAGACCGGAGCAGGACTGCGCTGCCTCCAGCAGGCCTTGGAGAGCATCGAGGAGAACATCCGCTGGATGGATAAGAACCTGCCGCTCCTGAAGGCCTGGTTAGACAAACGCGGGCCCTTCGAGGGCCCCGGAGACCACGGCCTGTGA
- the pigo gene encoding GPI ethanolamine phosphate transferase 3 gives MERLPVLLLLLWLCSAFFVGIHLFVGGFLLVRLEVNKSSSCADALLPGAARPDFCEGGARFRRAVLLVVDALRLDFARFRGGNPRPFENKLPVLREVTSSQPEHARLFAFRADPPTTTMQRIKGFTTGSLPTFVDVGNNFASSAVLEDNLVRQLARAGKRVVFMGDDTWESLFPNQFYRSLPFPSFNVKDLHTVDDGILKHLYGTMEGADWDVLIAHFLGVDHCGHRFGPDHPAMADKLTQMDQVIRSVIRRLQNDTLLVVMGDHGMTDTGDHGGESLKETDAALFLYSPSPVFPAALSQAEPEVVPQTDLVPTLALLLGVPIPYSSIGQVILPLFHQESRTAGARSHLSQLEALWINAKQVNRFLETYSYVARDIPRESLSMLQDKFASLWNEYSSTVKEGRTASPALVAALQSYLTAVREVCQATWAKFHPLKMASGIVILATACTLCFAVSEALAGAGDTVALRASLAMGAFAGAGVAVGQLGSLGYVDAAWCLGAAILSSQLAFLWGLRRGEGRAFARGGDPRRTSGGSLSPPVFSVPLLVLALRCASLLSDSYVIAEGRVATFLLLSLGLYIPLRLNWEGLLLPTSPDCQKAPGLLPSPPLSSSAVRRESLVLLAGLGVLVASLYLSLFLHNCREEQGGCNPSPLLVPLARVQDSGLRNLRYVLSVASLAACTYALRCWLRHYGNLNGPGAAVFAARWPLPLASLCTGLYWAVSSTPERSFRGFAELIALALVVLPRVAFAFLALGATLLWMNPLTVFLKPRQAPSQGKGPAPLPRYRASTALSPEAELHHLIPQLYQRMRRSLEDGESSGGPEGDGRPAVEAYGLGTVYSAPVVLLSGLLGLGLLLLHSEGMALAFLLLLLEGTALLHLHASSMTLASLQGAHKGDFSVPWLSVLLWDLAATQFFHATGHLPTFPSIQWGAAFVGFPQGHVGTLLPGSLVALNTFSSHILFAVGCPLLLFWPLVCEVQAPRRGFGGSERNAVMEMRLRERPREFSTALLQLAARCLCVKGAQVLASALAAAILRRHLMVWKVFAPKLMFEAAGFVLATVFTLVGFALVLRVDFAVSGWFKRLIPEQCR, from the exons ATGGAGAGGCTCCctgtgctgctcctgctcctgtggCTCTGCTCCGCCTTCTTCGTGGGGATCCACCTGTTCGTGGGCGGCTTCCTGCTCGTTCGCCTCGAGGTCAACAAGAGCAGCTCCTGCGCCGACGCTCTGCTTCCGGGCGCCGCGCGACCAGACTTCTGCGAGGGCGGGGCGCGCTTCCGGAGGGCGGTGCTGCTCGTCGTCGACGCCCTCAGGCTGGACTTCGCGCGCTTTCGCGGCGGGAACCCGCGGCCCTTCGAGAACAAGCTGCCGGTGCTGCGGGAAGTGACGTCGTCGCAGCCGGAGCACGCGCGCCTCTTCGCGTTCCGCGCGGACCCTCCCACCACGACGATGCAGCGCATCAAGGGCTTCACCACGGGCTCCCTGCCCACCTTCGTGGACGTGGGCAACAACTTTGCGTCGAGTGCCGTGCTCGAGGACAACCTGGTGCGGCAGCTGGCGCGGGCAG GAAAGCGTGTGGTCTTCATGGGCGACGACACGTGGGAGAGCCTGTTCCCCAACCAGTTCTACCGCTCTCTGCCCTTCCCCTCCTTCAATGTCAAAGACCTGCACACGGTGGATGACGGCATCCTGAAGCACCTTTACGGCACCA TGGAAGGTGCCGACTGGGACGTGCTCATCGCCCACTTCCTGGGGGTAGACCACTGCGGGCATCGCTTTGGCCCCGATCACCCAGCCATGGCGGACAAGCTCACCCAGATGGACCAAGTCATAAG GTCTGTGATCAGGCGCCTGCAGAACGACACGCTGCTCGTGGTGATGGGCGACCACGGCATGACGGACACTGGCGACCACGGGGGCGAGAGCCTCAAGGAGACAGATGCCGCACTGTTTCTCTACAGCCCCAGCCCCGTGTTTCCCGCTGCTCTGTCCCAG GCGGAGCCAGAGGTGGTGCCTCAGACAGACCTGGTGCCCACGCTGGCGCTGCTGCTCGGCGTTCCCATCCCGTACAGCAGCATCGGACAGGTGATCCTGCCCCTCTTCCACCAGGAGAGCCGAACGGCAGGAGCGCGGAGCCACCTCAGCCAGCTAGAGGCGCTGTGGATCAACGCCAAGCAG GTGAACCGCTTCTTGGAGACCTACTCCTACGTGGCGAGAGACATCCCCCGCGAAAGCCTGTCCATGCTGCAGGACAAGTTCGCCTCGCTCTGGAATGAGTACAGCAGCACAGTAAAAGAAGGACGGACCGCTTCCCCGGCGCTGGTCGCTGCCTTGCAGAGCTACCTAACTGCTGTCAGGGAGGTGTGCCAGGCCACATGGGCCAAGTTCCACCCTCTCAAGATGGCCAGCGGTATAGTCATTCTGGCCACTGCCTGCACGCTGTGCTTCGCTGTGTCTGAGGCGTTGGCAGGGGCCGGGGACACCGTTGCGCTGAGGGCCTCGCTGGCGATGGGGGCCTTTGCAGGGGCCGGTGTGGCAGTGGGCCAGCTGGGATCTCTGGGTTACGTGGATGCAGCCTGGTGCCTTGGTGCAGCCATCCTCTCCTCGCAGCTCGCGTTCCTCTGGGGGCTGCGCCGTGGCGAAGGAAGGGCTTTCGCAAGGGGCGGTGACCCTCGTCGCACCTCTGGGGGGAGCCTGTCTCCTCCCGTGTTCTCCGTGCCTCTGCTAGTGCTCGCGCTGCGCTGCGCCTCGCTCCTCTCCGACAGCTACGTGATTGCCGAGGGGCGGGTGGCCACCTTCCTGCTCCTCTCGCTGGGCCTCTACATCCCCCTTCGCCTCAACTGGGAGGGACTCCTCCTGCCTACGAGCCCAGACTGCCAGAAGGCTCCGGGCCTCCTGCCGTCGCCGCCTCTGTCCTCCTCTGCCGTGCGCAGGGAGAGCCTCGTCCTGCTCGCCGGCCTCGGGGTCCTAGTGGCTTCGCTCTACCTCTCACTCTTCTTGCACAACTGCCGTGAGGAACAGGGTGGCTGCAACCCCTCGCCACTCCTCGTGCCGCTGGCGCGCGTGCAGGACAGCGGCCTGCGCAACCTGCGCTACGTTCTCTCCGTGGCCTCCCTGGCTGCCTGCACCTATGCTTTGCGTTGCTGGCTGCGCCACTACGGCAACCTGAATGGCCCGGGAGCGGCTGTGTTCGCGGCCCGCTGGCCCCTGCCCCTGGCCTCCCTCTGCACGGGCCTCTACTGGGCCGTGAGCTCCACCCCCGAGCGGAGTTTCCGCGGGTTTGCCGAGCTCATCGCGCTGGCGCTCGTGGTCCTGCCCCGAGTGGCCTTCGCCTTCCTGGCGCTCGGTGCCACCCTGCTTTGGATGAACCCGCTGACCGTCTTCCTGAAACCGAGACAGGCGCCCAGCCAAGGCAAGGGTCCGGCGCCCCTCCCCCGCTACCGGGCCAGCACGGCGCTGAGTCCCGAAGCCGAGCTGCATCACCTCATCCCCCAGCTGTACCAGCGCATGCGCCGCTCTCTGGAGGACGGGGAGTCGTCGGGGGGCCCCGAAGGTGACGGCCGGCCCGCTGTGGAGGCCTACGGCCTGGGCACGGTCTACTCCGCCCCCGTGGTGCTGCTGAGCGGCCTACTGGGACTGGGCCTGCTTCTGCTGCACTCCGAGGGCATGGCgctggccttcctgctgctgctgctagaGGGCACCGCGCTGCTGCACCTCCATGCCTCCTCCATGACACTCGCGTCCCTGCAGGGAGCGCACAAGG GGGACTTCAGCGTGCCCTGGCTCTCTGTGCTCCTCTGGGACCTGGCTGCCACACAGTTCTTTCATGCCACGGGACACCTGCCCACCTTCCCATCTATCCAGTGGGGGGCAGCGTTCGTGGGCTTCCCCCAGGGGCATGTGGGCACCCTGCTGCCTGGGTCCCTGGTCGCCCTCAACACCTTCTCCTCGCACATCCTCTTTGCAG TGGGATGTCCGCTCCTGCTGTTCTGGCCGCTGGTGTGTGAGGTTCAAGCACCACGACGGGGCTTCGGCGGCTCTGAGCGCAACGCAGTCATGGAGATGAGGCTGAGGGAGAGGCCCCGCGAGTTCTCGACCGCCCTTCTGCAGCTCGCTGCCCGCTGCCTCTGCGTCAAGGGGGCCCAG GTCCTGGCATCTGCCCTGGCTGCTGCCATACTGAGGAGGCACCTAATGGTGTGGAAGGTCTTTGCTCCCAA GCTCATGTTTGAAGCCGCAGGGTTTGTGCTGGCCACCGTGTTCACCCTCGTGGGCTTCGCACTGGTTTTGAGAGTAGACTTTGCAGTAAGTGGTTGGTTCAAGAGGCTCATTCCTGAGCAGTGCAGGTAA